Proteins found in one Hymenobacter sp. J193 genomic segment:
- a CDS encoding recombinase family protein encodes MTRYVAYFRVSTARQGQSGLGLEAQQAAVRTFVGTEASIVAEYVEIESGRKNARPQLQAAIAYAKQEGAVLLVAKLDRLARNVAFLATLMESHVRFKAVDLPAADEFTLHILAAVAQKEATAISTRTRDALAAKKARGFQLGTPANLTAASREKALVSLQRNAQTNLSNRQAAQLAVLLRATGVTLREIAARLNESGYRTRRGKAFHPMGVKRLLPNLDK; translated from the coding sequence ATGACGCGCTACGTCGCCTACTTCCGCGTGAGCACCGCCCGCCAGGGCCAGTCTGGCCTCGGGCTCGAAGCCCAGCAGGCCGCGGTAAGGACCTTCGTCGGCACGGAGGCGAGCATCGTGGCGGAGTACGTGGAAATCGAGAGCGGCCGTAAGAACGCGCGACCCCAGCTGCAGGCCGCTATTGCATACGCCAAGCAGGAAGGCGCCGTGCTGCTCGTGGCCAAGCTCGACCGGCTGGCGCGCAACGTAGCCTTCCTCGCAACACTCATGGAAAGCCACGTGCGCTTCAAGGCCGTGGACCTGCCGGCCGCCGACGAGTTTACCCTGCACATCCTGGCGGCTGTGGCCCAGAAAGAAGCGACGGCCATTTCCACTAGAACGCGCGATGCCTTGGCCGCCAAGAAGGCGCGCGGATTTCAGCTTGGTACGCCAGCTAATCTAACCGCTGCCTCGCGGGAGAAGGCGCTGGTGTCGCTGCAGCGCAATGCGCAGACCAATCTGAGTAACCGGCAGGCCGCACAACTCGCCGTGTTGTTGCGGGCCACGGGCGTAACGTTGCGGGAGATTGCCGCGCGGCTTAATGAATCGGGCTATCGGACGCGGCGGGGAAAGGCATTTCACCCCATGGGCGTAAAGCGCCTACTGCCGAACTTGGATAAGTAA
- a CDS encoding transposase yields MKDSPQPSKRRRYDAAFRAEALRLASESRSTQAAARALGIDPKRIYKWQKEALTPVAAARGAELDPATAAELRQLRAANRRQAQELEILKKAIAIFSQTPDQ; encoded by the coding sequence ATGAAAGACAGCCCCCAACCTAGCAAACGCCGGCGCTACGATGCCGCCTTCCGGGCCGAGGCCCTGCGCCTGGCCAGTGAAAGCCGCTCGACCCAGGCCGCGGCACGCGCCCTGGGTATTGACCCTAAACGCATTTATAAGTGGCAGAAGGAAGCGCTGACCCCAGTGGCCGCCGCTCGTGGGGCGGAACTGGACCCGGCCACCGCCGCCGAATTGCGCCAACTGCGGGCCGCCAATCGGCGGCAGGCGCAGGAACTGGAAATTTTAAAAAAAGCCATTGCCATCTTCTCACAGACACCGGACCAATGA
- a CDS encoding IS3 family transposase: MSRYRFIEAQRDQHPVRLLCQLVEVPASGYYAWQRAQQQVVTRPEPAWETALVKVFGVHKRCYGTRRLQVALRKNGHRVGRQRLRAAMRRRGLHALQPKAFTPRTTDSTHGLRCAPNRLLDQPKPTQANRVWVSDITYLPLANGEWAYLCAFQDMASKQVVGWRVGATMPEELVTSALQRAFWSQPPTPGLLVHSDRGGQYCGNAYRQLLHDHQALRSQSRRGDCYDNAQAESLWSRLKTEVLEVRERPVFADLADAQTSVADYFDYYNHERLHSSIDYQTPYHAHQQLLQFSALNCPA; the protein is encoded by the coding sequence ATGAGCCGCTACCGTTTCATCGAGGCGCAGCGGGACCAGCACCCGGTGCGGCTACTCTGCCAGCTGGTGGAAGTGCCGGCCAGCGGCTACTATGCGTGGCAACGGGCTCAACAACAGGTTGTAACTCGGCCGGAGCCGGCCTGGGAAACGGCGCTGGTCAAGGTCTTCGGGGTTCACAAGCGCTGTTATGGCACGCGCCGCCTCCAGGTAGCGCTGCGCAAAAACGGGCACCGGGTGGGGCGTCAGCGCCTGCGGGCGGCCATGCGCCGCCGGGGCCTGCACGCGCTCCAGCCGAAAGCCTTTACGCCGCGCACCACCGATTCGACCCACGGGCTGCGGTGCGCGCCGAACCGACTGCTGGACCAGCCCAAACCCACGCAGGCCAACCGGGTCTGGGTCAGCGACATCACCTACCTGCCCTTGGCCAACGGCGAGTGGGCTTACCTGTGCGCTTTTCAAGACATGGCCAGCAAGCAGGTAGTCGGCTGGCGGGTCGGAGCCACCATGCCCGAGGAACTGGTGACCAGCGCCTTACAACGGGCTTTTTGGTCCCAGCCGCCCACACCCGGCTTGCTCGTCCACTCGGACCGTGGCGGGCAGTACTGCGGCAACGCCTACCGCCAACTACTGCACGACCACCAGGCCCTGCGCTCGCAAAGCCGCCGCGGCGACTGCTACGACAACGCCCAGGCCGAAAGTCTGTGGTCGCGCCTCAAAACGGAGGTCCTGGAAGTCCGTGAGCGGCCCGTTTTTGCTGACCTGGCCGACGCGCAGACCAGCGTCGCCGACTATTTTGACTATTACAATCATGAGCGCCTGCACTCCAGCATTGACTACCAGACGCCGTATCACGCTCACCAACAGCTTCTTCAATTTAGTGCCCTAAACTGTCCAGCCTAA